The following proteins are co-located in the Roseovarius arcticus genome:
- a CDS encoding GumC family protein, with product MGPARYYTSIFLRRLPYFLIVATIVSAVSIILALTLPPTYVAQMRLIVESPQIPTNLASSTVTTPAQEQLQIVEQRLLTRPVLLDIAKKYEVRRDQADASPDQIIEALRNQTAIRISAGRNEASLMTITFEAPSGKAAAGVLNEYLTEIQKLDVSYRKDRATGTLEFFQQEVDRLSEELGRRSGRILQFKEENSGTLPDSLQFRQAQQGALQTNLEQLDQQIFSLKGQREKLMEIYNSTGQVVGIVRQNLTPAEQQLEQLRAQLSNDLVVYSDSNPRIIILQARVKKLEDIVAAEQNSNPDQPADQTGNSTLDIQLSQLDSQIEALEDQRSVTEQRLAKLTATIEQTPANAITLAELQRNHDNIQLQYNAAVSNLAQASTGERIETTAQGQRISVIEQPAVPSAPAKPNRLMVAGGGMFFGIALGLALVVLLELLNRSPRRPEDLISKLEIWPIATIPYIRSRGESMRHRVAWASVIIAIVIGVPLGIWAVHTYYEPLDLIAEKVMNKLEVLW from the coding sequence ATGGGGCCAGCGCGCTATTATACCTCTATATTTTTGAGACGACTGCCGTATTTCCTGATCGTTGCGACGATTGTGTCGGCGGTCTCGATCATTCTCGCGCTGACGTTGCCGCCAACCTACGTGGCGCAGATGCGGCTTATCGTCGAGTCGCCGCAGATCCCTACGAATCTGGCATCAAGCACCGTCACAACACCCGCCCAAGAGCAGCTTCAGATCGTTGAGCAGCGATTGCTGACGCGGCCTGTGCTGCTGGATATTGCGAAGAAGTACGAAGTGCGTCGCGATCAGGCCGATGCGAGCCCGGATCAGATTATCGAGGCGCTACGAAACCAAACAGCGATCCGGATCAGTGCGGGGCGCAATGAAGCCAGCCTGATGACAATCACCTTTGAAGCCCCGTCCGGCAAGGCCGCAGCCGGAGTGCTGAACGAATACCTAACCGAGATCCAAAAACTGGATGTGAGCTACCGTAAGGACCGCGCCACTGGAACGCTGGAGTTCTTTCAGCAGGAAGTGGACCGCCTGAGCGAGGAACTGGGCAGGCGCAGCGGCCGCATTTTGCAATTCAAGGAAGAGAATTCCGGCACGCTTCCTGACAGCCTTCAGTTCCGGCAGGCGCAGCAGGGCGCGCTTCAGACCAATCTGGAGCAGCTCGACCAGCAGATTTTCTCTCTCAAAGGCCAGCGCGAAAAGCTGATGGAGATTTACAACTCGACCGGACAGGTCGTTGGCATCGTTCGCCAAAACCTGACCCCAGCCGAGCAGCAACTAGAGCAGTTGCGGGCCCAGCTTAGCAACGATCTAGTGGTCTATTCCGACAGCAATCCGCGGATCATAATACTTCAGGCAAGGGTTAAGAAGCTGGAAGATATCGTGGCGGCCGAACAGAACTCGAACCCGGACCAGCCCGCCGATCAGACTGGCAATTCGACGCTAGATATACAACTCTCCCAGCTCGACAGTCAGATTGAGGCGCTAGAGGATCAAAGGTCCGTCACCGAGCAGCGCCTTGCCAAGCTGACAGCCACGATCGAACAGACGCCGGCGAACGCCATCACCTTGGCGGAGTTGCAACGCAACCATGACAATATTCAACTGCAGTACAACGCTGCGGTTAGCAATCTGGCGCAGGCATCGACCGGCGAGCGGATCGAGACGACAGCGCAAGGCCAGCGTATTTCCGTGATCGAACAGCCAGCCGTCCCCAGCGCCCCAGCCAAGCCGAACCGGCTGATGGTTGCAGGCGGCGGCATGTTCTTTGGCATTGCGCTAGGGCTAGCCTTAGTCGTGCTTCTGGAGCTTCTGAACCGCAGCCCCCGCCGCCCAGAGGACCTGATTAGCAAGCTTGAGATCTGGCCGATTGCCACGATCCCCTATATCCGCTCGCGCGGCGAAAGCATGAGACACCGTGTCGCTTGGGCGTCGGTGATTATAGCGATCGTTATCGGAGTGCCTCTGGGGATCTGGGCTGTGCACACTTATTATGAACCGCTGGACCTGATTGCCGAAAAGGTTATGAACAAGTTGGAGGTACTTTGGTAA
- a CDS encoding ExeA family protein — translation MTCAPITVLTGEIGAGKTTLIQYLLSELEESITVGLISNAQGGRGELLQWVLNALRVPFEEGTSYVRMFQALEDFLVGQYAKGRRVVLIFDEAQNLTVEGLEEVRMLTNINSNTDELIQLVLVGQPELRDLILDPKMTQLTQRVAASFHLERMDETTVADYIRHRLKTAGGTGEEFTDGACKQIFEKTSGVPRLINQFCDFALLYAWTNEIRTVDEDIVRQVIEDGVFFGGNSLKKEAKV, via the coding sequence ATGACATGTGCGCCGATCACCGTGCTGACTGGCGAAATCGGGGCTGGAAAGACAACCCTGATTCAATACCTTCTGAGCGAGTTGGAAGAGTCGATTACAGTCGGTCTGATCTCAAACGCGCAGGGTGGGCGCGGCGAGTTGCTGCAGTGGGTGCTAAACGCACTGAGGGTGCCTTTTGAGGAAGGCACAAGCTACGTGAGAATGTTCCAGGCGCTGGAGGATTTTCTGGTTGGCCAGTATGCCAAGGGACGCAGGGTCGTGCTGATCTTTGACGAGGCGCAAAACCTGACGGTCGAAGGCCTGGAAGAGGTGCGGATGCTAACCAACATCAACTCAAACACTGACGAGTTGATCCAGCTTGTGTTGGTAGGGCAGCCCGAATTGCGCGATCTGATCCTCGACCCCAAAATGACGCAGTTGACCCAACGGGTCGCTGCCAGCTTCCATTTGGAGCGGATGGACGAGACGACCGTCGCAGATTATATCCGCCACCGCCTGAAAACCGCTGGCGGCACTGGCGAAGAATTCACCGATGGGGCCTGCAAACAGATATTTGAGAAGACATCTGGCGTCCCGAGGCTCATAAACCAATTTTGCGATTTTGCGCTGCTTTACGCTTGGACCAACGAAATCCGTACGGTAGACGAGGATATCGTTCGCCAGGTGATTGAGGACGGCGTATTTTTTGGCGGTAACTCTCTGAAAAAGGAGGCGAAAGTCTGA
- a CDS encoding sugar transferase, which produces MPNQTEEFSGANADRSAKGILPTLPGRACVYRKFGKRLFDISFVLLAAPIIVPITLALALILVCRGIAPFYRQRRIGRNGKVFYLLKLRTMVRDADAVLERHLAENPDARAEWERNQKLRQDPRITKGGTFLRKSSLDELPQFWNVLTGEMSLIGPRPIMVCQKDLYPGNRYYKMLPGISGTWQISKRNNSSFSDRAFYDNAYWQEMSLSTDFLILYRTVFVVIRGTGC; this is translated from the coding sequence ATGCCAAATCAAACAGAAGAATTCTCCGGCGCTAACGCTGACCGCTCTGCAAAAGGAATTTTGCCGACTCTTCCGGGGCGTGCTTGCGTTTATAGAAAGTTTGGCAAGCGTCTTTTTGATATTAGTTTTGTTTTATTGGCCGCGCCGATCATAGTGCCAATCACGCTGGCTCTTGCACTCATTCTTGTCTGCCGGGGTATCGCGCCTTTTTATCGTCAGCGGCGGATCGGCCGGAACGGCAAGGTTTTCTATCTGCTCAAGCTGCGCACAATGGTTCGCGATGCCGATGCCGTTCTGGAGCGGCATCTGGCGGAAAATCCTGATGCCCGCGCTGAGTGGGAGCGAAATCAAAAGCTGCGGCAAGATCCACGGATAACCAAAGGTGGAACATTTTTGCGCAAATCCTCTCTGGATGAGCTGCCACAGTTCTGGAACGTTCTGACCGGCGAGATGTCTTTGATTGGCCCGCGTCCGATCATGGTCTGCCAGAAGGATCTTTACCCCGGCAACCGCTACTACAAAATGCTACCGGGCATCTCAGGCACATGGCAGATCTCCAAGCGTAACAATTCGTCATTTTCCGACCGGGCGTTTTATGACAACGCTTACTGGCAAGAGATGTCGCTATCGACCGACTTTTTGATCCTCTACCGAACCGTTTTCGTTGTCATTCGAGGAACGGGTTGTTGA